The following coding sequences are from one Haloplasma contractile SSD-17B window:
- a CDS encoding GNAT family N-acetyltransferase gives MELRLVKPRMELRDKHLDFIKEWKENGEDITPYSVRLLGQRYEKWLENNNKLENKDTAPDDWVPATTYFLMDEESNMLGAVNIRHELNEFLFNYGGHIGYGIRPSERRKGYASKMLEMALNVSRNEIGLKKVLIVCNQVNHASSKTIQKNGGVLENEVVEEGKLVQRFWIEL, from the coding sequence ATGGAATTAAGGTTAGTAAAACCAAGAATGGAATTAAGAGATAAACACTTAGATTTTATAAAAGAATGGAAAGAAAATGGAGAAGATATTACACCCTATTCAGTAAGGTTACTAGGTCAGAGATATGAAAAGTGGTTAGAGAATAATAACAAACTTGAAAATAAAGACACGGCACCAGATGATTGGGTACCGGCTACAACTTATTTTTTGATGGATGAAGAATCAAACATGTTAGGAGCAGTTAATATTAGACATGAGTTGAATGAATTTCTATTTAACTATGGTGGTCATATCGGTTATGGGATTCGTCCGAGTGAGAGACGAAAGGGCTATGCATCTAAGATGTTAGAAATGGCATTAAACGTGTCTAGAAATGAAATTGGATTAAAAAAAGTGTTAATTGTTTGTAATCAAGTAAATCATGCCTCTTCTAAAACCATTCAAAAAAATGGTGGTGTATTAGAAAATGAAGTAGTTGAAGAGGGGAAACTTGTACAAAGATTTTGGATTGAATTGTAG